In Chitinophaga sp. HK235, a single window of DNA contains:
- a CDS encoding RagB/SusD family nutrient uptake outer membrane protein: MKKKNIYNIISLSLLTLLLGSCKKYFEVNPDMRTELDTPEKVGQLLVTAYPTSDYFLFAELASDNSADKGPGDFSFNDIARNSYFWNEVTQVSDSYSPNTYWLDMYRAIAAANHAIEAVDENNFGTKGQQYKGEALLTRAYAHHMLVSLFSKTYQINGDNSSPGIPYLTDPEKTAFKNYERGTVASVYEHIEKDLLEGLRLIKGISYKSPKFHFNEQAANAFAARFYLFKGDYNKVIQYASAIFPENNFKQNLRPIAGALKAAGTNSPALFTSSQQNFNLLLASVYSNFSNIAAGCRYGAGSSTEQIISGNTVAGKPFYQYYTRLGGNPNKLMVGKYPTFSYRTSTFTTDWTYYTIQCLFSADEALMNRAEAYINTGDYASALKDLNDFAEVRIDGYNVVLHGITEAKVLSFYNTTDIKDGLMKTLLDFKQKAFAHEGIRWFDINRRGIEISHRYLDYKWDTTYDVLKREDLRRVFQLPESAMLSGLTKNPR; the protein is encoded by the coding sequence ATGAAGAAGAAAAATATATACAATATTATCAGTTTATCACTGCTTACATTATTGCTGGGAAGCTGTAAGAAATATTTTGAAGTCAATCCGGATATGCGTACCGAATTGGATACTCCGGAAAAAGTAGGACAGTTATTAGTGACCGCTTACCCAACGTCTGATTATTTTCTGTTTGCAGAATTGGCCTCAGACAATAGTGCAGATAAAGGGCCTGGTGATTTCTCATTCAATGATATTGCCCGTAACAGCTATTTTTGGAACGAAGTCACACAGGTGTCGGATAGCTATTCTCCCAATACCTACTGGTTGGATATGTATAGAGCCATCGCAGCAGCCAATCATGCCATTGAAGCCGTTGATGAAAATAATTTTGGCACAAAAGGCCAGCAATACAAAGGCGAAGCTTTGTTGACGCGGGCTTATGCACACCATATGCTGGTTTCTTTGTTTTCGAAAACTTATCAGATCAATGGTGATAACTCGTCCCCGGGGATACCTTATCTTACTGATCCGGAAAAAACAGCTTTCAAAAATTATGAAAGGGGCACGGTTGCTTCTGTGTATGAGCATATTGAAAAGGATTTACTCGAAGGGCTGCGCCTGATTAAAGGTATAAGCTATAAATCACCCAAATTCCATTTCAACGAGCAGGCAGCCAATGCTTTTGCTGCAAGGTTTTACCTTTTTAAGGGAGATTATAATAAAGTGATTCAATATGCAAGTGCTATTTTCCCGGAAAATAATTTTAAACAGAATTTACGACCTATAGCCGGAGCACTGAAGGCGGCTGGTACGAATTCGCCTGCTTTATTTACAAGCAGCCAGCAGAATTTCAACCTTTTGCTGGCAAGTGTTTATTCTAATTTCAGTAATATCGCGGCTGGTTGCCGTTATGGAGCGGGGTCGTCCACCGAGCAAATAATCAGTGGGAATACTGTTGCCGGGAAACCATTTTACCAATATTATACCCGCCTTGGAGGAAATCCCAATAAACTGATGGTGGGAAAATACCCAACTTTTTCTTATAGAACAAGCACATTTACAACTGACTGGACCTATTACACTATTCAATGTCTGTTTTCCGCGGATGAGGCGCTGATGAACAGAGCGGAAGCCTATATCAATACCGGTGATTATGCATCAGCGTTAAAGGATCTGAATGATTTTGCAGAAGTGAGGATCGATGGATACAATGTGGTATTGCATGGAATTACCGAGGCAAAGGTATTAAGCTTCTATAACACTACAGATATCAAAGACGGTCTGATGAAGACTTTATTGGATTTTAAACAAAAAGCTTTTGCACATGAAGGGATTCGTTGGTTTGATATCAATCGTCGCGGCATAGAAATTTCACACAGGTATCTAGACTACAAATGGGATACAACATACGACGTGTTGAAGAGAGAAGATTTACGCCGAGTTTTTCAATTGCCTGAAAGTGCAATGCTTTCGGGATTAACTAAAAACCCCAGGTAG
- a CDS encoding SusC/RagA family TonB-linked outer membrane protein: MQKIAYCRWFARARNRHVTKILLVMRLTIVFLTVGFLNVYASGSSQSISFSAEKVSLKSVFSSVERQTSFVFLYSGPVLKASRPVTVSASAMPLKDFLDEVFKDQPFQYSIDGQSILVSPKPVSNPPPFYEEPDLPNDTLIDITGRVVDPAGVPLQGVSIVVKGTTAGTSTDKDGRFVLKSKPHNAALVCSMIGFEPKEMKLSPANKVLNIVLQEMETKLEGVVVTGYQNINRKLFTGASTKVDAKDVARAGVPDVSRMLEGQVAGVSIQNVSGTFGAAPKIRVRGATSISGDNKPLWVIDGIILEDIVNISNEALSTGDPNTLIGSSVAGLNPDDIESFNILKDAAATAMYGARAMNGVIVVTTKKGKQTNGAPQINYSSTLTTYRKPKYEQFNMMNSAEQMEVLLEMERKGSFGHSASKNSKDGGIFNKMYDQMYDYDPETDSYALRNDPASRQKFLKRYADANTDWFDILFKNSLLQEHSLSYSSGNAKSQTYASTSFMNDGGQTVGDRVKRYTANLRTNFKLSDRFSGELLFNGSIRDQRTPGTLTRGSNPSTGGFTRDFDINPFSYAMNTSRLMTPYDSDGNLEYFRRNFAPFNILNELKNNYIELGLNELKVQAGFKYKIIPRLTYSVDGSYRYATTFRKHYVKENSNMVGAYQAYNNDPYIMENNPFLFKDPNVPGSLPVVVLPDGGFYNVNTDNLVSYYFRHNLEYDAQFRAKHRLNIFGSMEVRSTDRQYDNFDGIGYQYSNSGLVHPDFRYFQDAQYQNMPYYGMGYSKDRFAAMMARGAYAFADKYSFNFTTRFDRSNMLGKTKAKGKSLGWLPTWNVSAAWDIDQEKFFNQQGKFLTGARVRGTYGLVANLGNARNKSVLYNNGMTYRPIETDKEQYVKISALENADLTWEKLYEANVGTDLAFFNNKVNVTLDFYKRDIFDLIGPIVTSGIGGQVQKIANYATMSGKGFELTIAGNPVQTKNFRWRSSFNFANNKNKITRLVINPTLANLVRAEGGPLEGYAQRGLFSVQFDGLSSSYGYPTFISESGARKVMKIDFQSTNVEHLKYEGPVDPTLTGGFYNQLAYKNLSLSFLFTFSMGNYVRLAPVFTSVLSDDIGMSKEWLNRWMVPGDEKYTTIPTIVDPLVAQAHMPSAPMYAYSAYNSSDERVAKGDFIRLKNVTLGYSLPKSYASWLKMKNLDLALVGNNVLLLYADKKLNGADPEFFGSGGVALPVPRQFTFSLKAGF, from the coding sequence TTTCTTAACTGTTGGTTTTCTTAATGTTTATGCTTCTGGTAGTTCACAGAGCATTTCTTTTTCTGCCGAAAAGGTTTCATTAAAATCTGTTTTCTCTTCTGTCGAACGACAGACCAGTTTCGTTTTTTTATATAGCGGTCCTGTGCTGAAAGCTTCGAGGCCAGTGACTGTTTCCGCGTCAGCTATGCCTTTGAAAGACTTTCTTGACGAAGTTTTCAAAGATCAGCCTTTTCAGTATTCAATAGATGGACAAAGTATCCTGGTTTCTCCCAAACCTGTATCCAACCCACCTCCATTCTATGAAGAGCCAGATCTTCCCAATGATACGCTGATAGATATAACAGGGCGGGTTGTTGATCCAGCCGGAGTTCCCCTGCAGGGCGTGTCCATCGTTGTTAAAGGCACTACTGCTGGTACCAGTACTGATAAAGACGGACGTTTTGTATTAAAAAGCAAGCCTCATAATGCCGCGCTGGTTTGTTCCATGATAGGATTTGAGCCCAAAGAAATGAAGCTCAGTCCCGCCAACAAGGTGCTGAATATCGTGTTGCAGGAAATGGAAACAAAGTTGGAGGGTGTAGTGGTGACCGGCTACCAGAATATAAATCGCAAGCTGTTTACCGGAGCTTCCACCAAGGTTGACGCAAAAGATGTAGCGCGTGCTGGTGTTCCTGATGTATCACGTATGCTGGAAGGCCAGGTAGCAGGGGTGTCTATCCAGAATGTTTCCGGCACATTTGGAGCAGCTCCCAAGATCAGGGTGCGGGGTGCTACCTCGATATCAGGAGACAATAAGCCGCTTTGGGTAATAGATGGGATCATCCTGGAAGATATCGTGAATATCTCCAATGAGGCTTTGTCTACAGGAGATCCTAACACCTTGATAGGCTCGTCCGTAGCGGGGTTAAATCCTGATGACATCGAATCTTTCAATATCCTAAAAGATGCGGCAGCTACAGCCATGTACGGAGCGCGCGCTATGAACGGGGTAATTGTTGTTACCACAAAAAAAGGAAAACAAACAAACGGAGCGCCACAGATAAATTACAGTTCTACGCTGACCACCTACCGGAAGCCAAAGTATGAGCAATTTAATATGATGAATTCGGCAGAGCAGATGGAGGTTTTGCTGGAAATGGAGCGCAAAGGTTCTTTTGGTCATAGTGCTTCCAAGAACTCGAAGGACGGGGGGATTTTTAATAAGATGTATGATCAGATGTATGACTACGATCCGGAAACAGATTCGTATGCTTTAAGAAATGATCCGGCGTCAAGGCAAAAATTTTTGAAACGCTATGCAGATGCCAATACCGATTGGTTTGATATATTGTTCAAGAACTCCTTGCTTCAGGAACACTCTTTAAGTTATTCATCCGGGAACGCAAAATCACAGACGTATGCATCTACCAGTTTTATGAACGATGGAGGGCAAACCGTGGGTGATAGGGTAAAAAGGTATACAGCGAATTTGAGAACCAACTTTAAATTAAGTGACAGGTTTAGCGGTGAGTTGTTGTTTAATGGTTCCATCAGAGACCAACGCACGCCCGGTACCCTCACGAGGGGAAGCAATCCTTCTACAGGCGGTTTTACCAGGGATTTTGATATCAATCCATTTTCGTACGCGATGAATACCAGCCGGTTGATGACCCCCTATGACAGTGATGGTAATTTGGAATATTTCAGGAGGAATTTTGCACCCTTTAATATATTAAATGAGCTGAAAAATAATTATATCGAGCTTGGGCTGAATGAATTAAAAGTTCAGGCCGGGTTCAAGTATAAAATTATCCCACGCCTTACCTATTCTGTAGATGGATCATATCGTTATGCCACTACTTTTAGAAAACACTATGTAAAGGAAAACTCCAATATGGTGGGTGCATATCAGGCATATAATAACGATCCTTACATCATGGAAAATAACCCCTTCCTGTTTAAAGATCCCAATGTGCCAGGTTCGCTGCCAGTCGTGGTTTTGCCTGATGGAGGTTTCTATAATGTCAATACCGATAATCTGGTGAGTTATTATTTTCGGCATAACCTGGAGTACGACGCGCAGTTTAGAGCAAAACATCGTTTGAATATTTTTGGATCCATGGAAGTCCGCTCTACTGACAGGCAGTACGACAATTTTGACGGCATTGGTTATCAGTACAGCAATTCAGGTTTAGTGCATCCCGACTTCAGGTACTTCCAGGATGCGCAATATCAAAACATGCCTTATTATGGCATGGGGTATTCTAAAGATCGATTCGCTGCTATGATGGCTCGTGGCGCCTATGCATTTGCCGACAAGTATAGCTTCAATTTTACGACCAGGTTCGACCGGTCGAATATGCTTGGTAAAACCAAAGCCAAAGGGAAAAGCCTCGGATGGCTGCCAACGTGGAATGTTTCCGCTGCCTGGGATATCGACCAGGAGAAATTCTTTAACCAGCAAGGGAAGTTCCTCACCGGTGCGAGAGTAAGAGGTACATATGGCCTGGTCGCCAACTTAGGTAATGCCCGAAATAAGTCTGTGCTTTATAATAATGGGATGACGTATCGGCCTATAGAGACAGATAAAGAGCAATATGTCAAAATTTCAGCGCTTGAAAATGCAGACCTGACCTGGGAGAAATTGTATGAAGCAAATGTGGGAACGGACCTGGCCTTCTTCAATAATAAAGTTAATGTTACATTGGACTTTTATAAGCGGGACATTTTTGATTTGATCGGGCCGATTGTCACATCCGGAATAGGTGGCCAGGTACAGAAAATCGCCAATTACGCAACTATGTCTGGCAAAGGGTTTGAATTGACTATCGCAGGAAATCCAGTTCAAACAAAGAATTTCAGGTGGCGCAGTTCTTTCAATTTTGCCAATAACAAAAATAAGATCACCAGATTGGTGATTAACCCAACCCTGGCGAATTTAGTGAGGGCTGAGGGTGGCCCATTAGAAGGCTATGCACAAAGAGGATTGTTTTCTGTACAGTTTGATGGACTGAGTTCCAGCTATGGGTATCCAACCTTTATTTCCGAGTCTGGAGCAAGAAAGGTTATGAAGATAGATTTTCAGAGTACCAATGTAGAGCATCTGAAATATGAGGGACCTGTAGATCCTACTTTGACCGGAGGCTTCTATAACCAGCTGGCTTATAAAAATCTATCCCTTTCCTTCCTGTTTACCTTCAGTATGGGTAACTACGTACGTCTTGCGCCTGTCTTCACCTCCGTGTTGAGTGATGATATAGGAATGTCTAAAGAGTGGTTAAACAGATGGATGGTGCCTGGGGATGAAAAATACACGACCATTCCAACTATTGTAGATCCATTAGTAGCTCAGGCACATATGCCCAGCGCCCCCATGTATGCTTATAGTGCCTATAATTCTTCGGACGAGCGGGTCGCCAAAGGTGATTTTATTCGCTTAAAGAATGTTACGCTGGGCTATAGTTTGCCGAAGTCTTATGCGAGCTGGTTAAAAATGAAAAATCTCGATTTGGCCCTGGTGGGGAACAATGTATTGCTACTTTATGCAGATAAGAAGCTGAATGGAGCAGACCCGGAATTTTTTGGAAGCGGGGGAGTGGCCTTACCGGTGCCCAGACAATTTACTTTCTCTTTGAAAGCTGGTTTTTAA